One stretch of Pomacea canaliculata isolate SZHN2017 linkage group LG1, ASM307304v1, whole genome shotgun sequence DNA includes these proteins:
- the LOC112567820 gene encoding guanine nucleotide-binding protein subunit alpha-13-like has protein sequence MADLIMSCCISEHEKSQRSRSREIDKNLLKERINFRRTVRILLLGAGESGKSTFLKQMQIIYGQDFENEVVRETFKGVIYNNVVKGMRVLIDARHKLGIPWGNDACAKDADFVFAYDSNTRLDEREFSKYIEPMKKLWTDSGIRTAFDRRREFQLGDSLRYFLETLDRVGNPMYIPSKLDILHARKATKGISEHHILIKGVPFMFVDVGGQRSQRQKWYQCFVGITSILFLASSSEFDQVLMEDRKTNRLQESCDIFETIINNKSFSNVSIILFLNKMDLLREKIKHVSIADYFCQFEGDPQDLDTVKAFELSLFDSRRRERNKPLFHHFTTAIDTENIKHVFQDVKDTILHDNLRSLMLQ, from the exons ATGGCGGACCTAATAATGTCGTGTTGTATCAGCGAACACGAAAAGTCGCAACGCAGCAGAAGTCGAGAAATTGACAAAAATCTATTGAAAGAAAGGATCAATTTTAGAAGGACAGTTCGAATTCTTCTTCTTGGTGCTGGTGAAAGTGGAAAAAGTACTTTCCTTAAACAAATGCAGATCATCTACGGACAGGACTTCGAAAATGAAGTAGTTCGCGAGACTTTTAAAGGTGTAATTTACAACAACGTAGTCAAAGGTATGCGAGTTCTCATCGATGCAAGACACAAACTCGGTATTCCGTGGGGCAATGACGCTTGTGCTAAAGACGCAGACTTCGTTTTTGCATACGACAGCAACACGAGACTTGACGAGCGCGAGTTCTCGAAGTATATTGAACCAATGAAAAAGTTGTGGACTGACTCTGGGATTAGAACAGCATTTGACAGACGGAGAGAATTCCAGTTG gGAGATTCATTACGTTACTTTCTGGAGACTCTGGATAGAGTTGGGAATCCG ATGTACATACCCAGCAAACTGGACATTCTACATGCACGCAAAGCCACTAAAGGCATCAGTGAGCACCACATTCTCATCAAGGGTGTCCCTTTCATGTTTGTGGATGTTGGTGGACAGCGTTCACAGCGACAAAAGTGGTATCAATGTTTTGTTGGGATTACATCCATTCTCTTCCTGGCCTCATCTTCCGAGTTTGATCAGGTCCTAATGGAAGACCGCAAGACTAATCGACTTCAGGAATCATGtgatatttttgaaacaatcatcaacaacaagtCTTTTAGCAATGTGTCCATCATCCTTTTTCTCAACAAAATGGACCTGCTGCGAGAGAAAATTAAGCATGTCAGCATTGCAGACTACTTCTGTCAGTTTGAGGGAGACCCACAGGATCTAGACACTGTAAAGGCCTTTGAGCTTAGCTTGTTTGACAGTCGTCGTCGGGAGCGCAACAAGCCTCTCTTTCACCACTTTACTACAGCCATTGACACAGAGAACATTAAACATGTCTTCCAGGATGTGAAGGATACAATTCTGCATGATAATCTCCGCTCTCTTATGCTCCAATGA